From Aedes aegypti strain LVP_AGWG unplaced genomic scaffold, AaegL5.0 Primary Assembly AGWG_AaegL5_hic_scaff_1502_PBJ_arrow, whole genome shotgun sequence, the proteins below share one genomic window:
- the LOC110680504 gene encoding uncharacterized protein LOC110680504 has product MLQRRFLFLLFPEHQRKINVANLPWDVTEQQLRDLFSGHEVEKVEIYHYRKYTLALVLFKDKDTAAAALAEKENSMFRDRRLRMHMEFTSIRHIKREVIVTVVEDENMTEEQLWDKVKAAGVEPTSVLIFYPLGYVTLEKECDKAPILEKLKAAGFNAHDLNQRDQNQHLDIWRAAKLFFRNRNRVQLLNIPNKWIEDKEEMKKQCAEGGTITEAVSNNVTQNPQMASNYARIFYETEEQAVKAAKALNGRVVDGKRIHALHLGSALMPNYKTSVYVTSLDKGVTEEQVYDHFKQFGEIEFTNRRNCGDAAIICYKNAASAEKALACTTFPAPTEENKDATKEVVVKKYDGPLVLRPVALKRKLKAGEEEKDQAEKTKEQQSVLGKLKAYHPIFVGNVPLNCPPLELKHYFAQHGPIKFMFSPQILAYRNSAPHPVKTFIIYYMNRPSQQNAVRFFDHKFFGGHRLHVLPLRGTQNMDVKKTIKMTKIPFMSEDALFKKIKPFVGKINRIVKKSRLIAYIELEDSADVEKMMNVETPDHPLPKGKMEQLKTPISARLYNEDDVRVLNGIAKIVAKNPDMLKKNIQPPNKRPRMEFGGPGFNQGPGGFVPNNNMNNPNAIQDLLRLAFMSGKNVGESLASNQSSFGPDPPVANSNNFGDGGFGNRNRNNQGGNQGNFRGQGRMNMNQNQNRGNNANNFGGNTNAGG; this is encoded by the exons ATGTTACAACGAAGATTTCTTTTCCTTCTATTTCCAGAGCATCAACGCAAGATCAATGTCGCTAACTTGCCGTGGGACGTAACTGAGCAGCAGTTGCGCGATTTGTTCAGCGGTCATGAGGTCGAGAAGGTGGAGATCTACCATTACCGCAAGTACACGCTGGCCTTGGTCCTGTTCAAGGACAAGGACACCGCTGCCGCGGCTCTGGCCGAAAAGGAGAACTCTATGTTCCGCGATCGCCGTCTTCGTATGCACATGGAATTCACCTCAATCCGCCATATCAAGCGTGAAGTCATTGTTACCGTCGTTGAAGATGAGAACATGACCGAAGAGCAGCTGTGGGATAAGGTTAAGGCAGCTGGCGTGGAACCGACTTCGGTGTTGATCTTCTATCCATTGGGCTATGTTACTTTGGAGAAGGAATGCGACAAGGCCCCTATTCTTGAGAAACTGAAGGCCGCTGGATTCAATGCGCATGACTTGAACCAACGTGACCAGAACCAGCATTTGGACATCTGGCGTGCGGCCAAACTGTTCTTCCGTAACCGCAACCGTGTCCAGCTGTTGAACATTCCCAACAAGTGGATTGAAGATAAGGAAGAGATGAAGAAACAATGCGCTGAAGGAGGTACCATTACCGAAGCTGTTTCGAACAATGTTACCCAAAATCCCCAGATGGCTTCCAACTATGCCCGAATCTTCTACGAAACTGAAGAGCAGGCCGTCAAGGCTGCAAAGGCTCTGAATGGACGCGTTGTTGATGGCAAGCGTATCCATGCTCTGCATCTGGGATCCGCATTGATGCCCAACTACAAGACCTCGGTCTACGTTACGTCTTTGGACAAGGGTGTTACTGAAGAGCAAGTTTATGATCATTTCAAGCAGTTTGGCGAAATTGAGTTCACCAACCGTCGCAACTGTGGAGATGCTGCTATCATCTGCTACAAGAACGCTGCTTCCGCTGAGAAAGCGCTTGCATGCACCACCTTCCCGGCGCCTACCGAAGAGAACAAGGATGCTACCAAGGAGGTTGTTGTCAAGAAATACGACGGACCATTGGTCCTTCGTCCGGTTGCCCTGAAGCGTAAATTGAAGGCCGGAGAAGAAGAGAAGGATCAGGCCGAAAAGACCAAGGAGCAACAAAGTGTGCTCGGAAAGCTGAAGGCTTACCACCCGATCTTTGTCGGCAACGTGCCACTGAATTGCCCACCTTTGGAATTGAAGCACTACTTTGCGCAGCACGGACCAATCAAGTTCATGTTCTCGCCGCAAATCTTGGCTTACCGCAACAGTGCGCCTCACCCCGTGAAGACGTTCATCATCTACTACATGAACCGTCCGAGCCAGCAGAATGCCGTTCGCTTCTTCGACCACAAGTTCTTCGGCGGTCACCGTCTGCATGTGCTGCCACTGCGCGGAACACAAAACATGGATGTCAAGAAGACCATCAAGATGACCAAGATTCCATTCA TGTCCGAGGATGCGTTGTTCAAGAAGATCAAGCCATTCGTTGGCAAGATCAACCGCATCGTGAAGAAGTCGCGATTGATAGCTTACATTGAGCTGGAAGACAGCGCCGACGTCGAGAAAATGATGAACGTTGAAACCCCTGACCATCCTCTGCCAAAGGGTAAGATGGAACAGCTCAAGACCCCAATCAGCGCTCGTCTGTACAATGAGGACGATGTTCGTGTATTGAACGGCATCGCCAAGATTGTCGCCAAGAACCCGGATATGCTGAAGAAGAACATTCAGCCACCCAACAAGCGTCCACGCATGGAGTTCGGTGGTCCAG GTTTTAATCAAGGCCCTGGAGGCTTCGTTCCCAATAACAATATGAACAATCCAAATGCTATCCAAGATTTGTTGCGTCTTGCGTTCATGTCCGGCAAGAACGTTGGCGAGAGTCTGGCTTCTAACCAGAGCTCGTTCGGACCCGACCCACCAGTCGCCAATTCCAACAACTTTGGTGACGGTGGTTTCGGTAACCGTAACCGCAATAACCAAGGTGGTAATCAAGGCAACTTCCGTGGTCAAGGAAGAATGAACATGAACCAGAATCAGAACCGTGGCAACAATGCCAACAAT